The nucleotide window TAAGTTATCTGCGTTTTCATAGCACTTATCTGCGAATTTTCCTAAGTTATCTGCGAAATAGCTTCATTCCTTAAAAGAAATCAAATATTTCCTTCCTCTATTTTCCCCCTCAAAAGAAAAATCGAATTTTTTTAACAATCGCCTCGCTGCATATAATGAATCTATATGAACAAATCGCCTAAATTCCTCATTTGTAATCCATTCATTCACCAACAAGCAATAATCGTGCAATGCTTGCTGTAATAAAGTCCCATCATCCTTTATAGCACAAGATAGGCAGATAAAATAACCGCGTTCAAATTGCATCTGCGCATCACATTGCTCACAAAGCACGCCTGTACGTATTTTAAATTTATCAATATTTACTTGTGGCTTTACAATAGCTTGCATTTGTCTTAATTGATGGAACATAGCGTGAAGCTCTTTTGAGGTTACTTGTGGAGTATAACTTGATAGAAGCTTTCTTACATGAAATTCTAAGCCACTGCTATGTAGAACTGGCTCGTGTGGAGGCATTCGCCCAATAATAGTTTTCGGATGTGCGAGGACTACCGCATAGATAATAGGAAATGTCGGAAATTGCTGCTGAAGCATTCGTTGATGACGTCGCACTTGATCAAGTGGATTTCGAAAGCCTTGGATACTTCCGTCTTCTAATGTGCGTGTAAATTGATGGCTTGTCTCATCAAAATCAATTCGTCCTGCAATATTTTTTATTTCAATAACCAACAAAAATTTATCGCAAAGAAAAATCGTATCGATTTGATGGAAGGTTGTTTGAAAATCATGGAGCAAAAAATGGGGTTCATTCAATTGCATATCGTGCCAGCTACGGTCAACATAGTGTTCTCCAGCTATGCCATACCGCACGCGATTTAATTCTTCTTTAAACTCTATAAAACCGCGACGCACTGCTGCTTCAAGTATAGCTGCTTTCATAGACTTTTGGCGTGGCAAAACAATCATGTTATTCCTCCTTTTTAATCAATTACGCCTTGGCGTAATTGCGTCGGGATTTTGCATTGTGCTTGCACAATGGACTCCTTTCAAAATCCCTGACATCCGCCGGAGGCTTTATTAGGATTCAGTGAGTGTTTGGACACCCACTGAATGAAGGGTAATCTAAGTATTCATCGCACCTCCTATAAAGGTGGATGTTTTCTACTGAATCATAATAAATTATACTATATTTCACCAATAAAAAAAGACGCCCGAATCTTCATTCAGACATCTCTCCTTATTATTTACCTTGAACTTTATTCATTTGAGCCATCATTTGACGGACTTGCTTTTCAGACGGTGTACGTCCCATTTGAGCCATCATAACACGAATCATTTGTTCATTTATCGGTGGATTTTCTTTCAAGTACTTCATCATATATTGACGTGCAAGGAAGAAGCCTAATGCCACCCCAGCAATTAAAGCAACAACTATTCCAAGAATCCATGCCCATGTCATCGTTAAACCAACCTCCTCCATTACCTATCTCCTGAGAAAACTCTCCACAAAGCATTATACACTACTTTATTTATGCTTTCTATTGTTATTTATCTTAATTCATATAGAAGCATCTTCGCAATGCTAGCTAAATTTTATAGTCTTACTCCCCCTCAGCCTCAAGACCTAGCAAAAGATACATTTACAGGTCGTTATCTAAAATGCGAACTTGCTTTAACATAAAGGTATCAACAAAAGGAGGACAACAAAATGAAAAAATTCTTTTACTTTATCGGAGGCGCTATCGCCTTTATCGTTGCACTATCATTACTAGGGCCGATGATTGGCTTGCTATTGTCAGGCTTGCTTGTCGCAGCAGGTTTACATTACTACACAAAATCAACATCGGTGTTTGGCAAAATTATGAGTGCCACATTAGCATTGATAGGTTTCCTAACAGCTGCATCTAACATTCCAGCGTTTATCGGTTTAATCGCGATTGTTGCATTATTCTACATCGCAAAAAATTGGAAGAAAGATTCAAACGTTGTAGAAGCAAGCGATGATCCATTTAACAATTTTGAAAAAGAATGGGCAAAATTATCTAAATAAGAGGAGAGAACAATTATGACAAACTTATTCACACGCTTTAAATATCAATTACAGGCAGATTTACATGATTTCTTTGATAAAAAGGAAAGCAAAAACCCTATTGCCTTGTTAAATCAATACATCCGTCAGGCTGAGCAACAAACGGAGCAAACAGGCAAGCTACTTGCACGTCAAGGACAGCTGAAAAAAGAGCTTGAAGCACAATTAAAAGAGACAGAAACAATGCTAGCAAAGCGTGAGCAACAATTGCAGCTTGCAACAATTAGCGGCGAGGAAGATTTAATTATTTTCGCACAAGCGGAGGTAGAAGCCTATACTGCACGTAAAATGGGCTTACTTTCAAGCATCGACGTATGCACAGCTGAATACTTTGAATTAGAACGCAAATTTGAAACAATGAAGCACAAAATTAAAGATATGAAAGTACGTCAGCTACAGTTAATGGGCAAGGAAAATGTAGTACGTGCACACCAC belongs to Lysinibacillus louembei and includes:
- a CDS encoding nuclease-related domain-containing protein, producing the protein MIVLPRQKSMKAAILEAAVRRGFIEFKEELNRVRYGIAGEHYVDRSWHDMQLNEPHFLLHDFQTTFHQIDTIFLCDKFLLVIEIKNIAGRIDFDETSHQFTRTLEDGSIQGFRNPLDQVRRHQRMLQQQFPTFPIIYAVVLAHPKTIIGRMPPHEPVLHSSGLEFHVRKLLSSYTPQVTSKELHAMFHQLRQMQAIVKPQVNIDKFKIRTGVLCEQCDAQMQFERGYFICLSCAIKDDGTLLQQALHDYCLLVNEWITNEEFRRFVHIDSLYAARRLLKKFDFSFEGENRGRKYLISFKE
- a CDS encoding PspA/IM30 family protein, encoding MTNLFTRFKYQLQADLHDFFDKKESKNPIALLNQYIRQAEQQTEQTGKLLARQGQLKKELEAQLKETETMLAKREQQLQLATISGEEDLIIFAQAEVEAYTARKMGLLSSIDVCTAEYFELERKFETMKHKIKDMKVRQLQLMGKENVVRAHHQMDKVLHNQDTSNFEELSSYFDNIATKIDHKYEVTTFESRLAKLEKEQKLITTNEEPQNHAIVE
- a CDS encoding lmo0954 family membrane protein gives rise to the protein MKKFFYFIGGAIAFIVALSLLGPMIGLLLSGLLVAAGLHYYTKSTSVFGKIMSATLALIGFLTAASNIPAFIGLIAIVALFYIAKNWKKDSNVVEASDDPFNNFEKEWAKLSK
- a CDS encoding YneF family protein — encoded protein: MEEVGLTMTWAWILGIVVALIAGVALGFFLARQYMMKYLKENPPINEQMIRVMMAQMGRTPSEKQVRQMMAQMNKVQGK